The genomic interval TAACAACCAAGAAACTATTTGGCTTTATTACATATTTTTCTGGAAATTCGGGGTTATACAAGCATGCTATCATCTGACTGATTTCATTGGGTTCGGAATACACTTTTATCAGAGTACGTCTGGGAGGCAGCCTATCCCATTCTCCGCTTTCAAAAGTCGATTTTCCCCTCCATCGAGACATCTCTGCCTTCGAACTTTCCACAGCCGGATAGGGAGGATAGAGGGAAAAATAATCAGGGCCCTCTTCCGGAGACCCAAACTGGACTATGCATACCGGAATTTCATCGTCCGGTACCCTGCTGTACAGGGCTGATGTTCCATCCCACACAGGCAGTAATTTGGGATAGGAGTTTGATTGGTCAAGACAGCGGCGGCTGCACCCAAAAAGAAATAAAAAAAGCATAAACAACAAAAAGATACCATGATTTTTCATCTTCGGGTCTCCACTGTTTCTATTCCAATTTTTGATCTAACGCATGCAAACCATAGAAGATTAACAGCTGATGATCCAGGTCCGATGGGTCTGCGTCATACATTCCATTGAAGCCGAGACATTGCCGCCTGATCCCGATTTCAGATTGCTGGATTGCCATGATTCCATCCCATACCGTTTTTGCTTTTTCGCTCGGTTCTCCAAGTTTATCAAAAAAGACGGAAATACCCCGTACCAAATTGTCTCCGATTCCTTCCGCCCAGCCGTTCGTCGTCAAAAACCGCCGTCAGCCAGTACTCCGCCGCAATCGCCAAATCCTCCAGATTCACCATCCCGTCCCCGCTGAAATCCGACAATATGGTTATTGCTACCGCTTTGGGGCAATCCAATCGTCACGGTGTTGGTATTCAGGGTCCGGAATCTGTATTCCGGGAAAGACTGTCAAACCACAGTCTTTCTGGATGTCGTAGGTTGAAGCGGTTTCTTTTTGTGTAAATAGAATGAAGAGTCTTCTTGAAAAACCATTTGGCAAAACAACTGTATCCCTCTCAAGTGTGAAAAAAATAATGTAACGACTTCCATCAAGAAACGATAGGTACAAGATAGAAGTCAAACCAGTAAATCCCTTTGTATAAAAGGGTCTCGGAGCATCTGGGTTTTTCAAACAGTCCAGGAATATTTGAAAGTCTGTATCATCAAATCGCTTATAGATTTGATGGTTTGCTGGGAAATTGCCGGTTTCTTGAGTGGCTTTTGGTCTCAACCACAGCATGGCTGCCATGGGTTTTCCTTCAAACTCCTGCACGGATTTTCCATCCCAGCATTTAATCGTTTTTGCTTTATCCCAATACAGAGATGAGGTCTGGAAACAACCATTTGCAAGGAGAAACAGAAGAATCGCTGTTTTGTACGCTTTTCTCATTTGATCCCGCCCTTTCTTGTTTATTGGAATATTACTCGCGAGAGTTCGATTGTAGAAGGCCACCATTGGAGTGTATTATCTGCGTAGCCGTCCTTGTCTCGATCGGTTCCCCACAGCACATACAATTCGGTTGGAGTCAGGTCATTGGTCACCAAGGCCTGTTCAAGATTCTGAGTGAGATGGCGACGAATGATTTTGGATAAGGCACTCGGATATCCCTCCAGCAGTGCAGAAATGCGGCTGCGCTGTTCCTCTGAAGCGGCGGATAACAAACCATCTGAAAGAAATGAGCAGAAGAAAACCGCCCCTAACAAAACCCGCCTCACACCCGACATTGTTCCTCTCCTTTCTCTGTCCTGTCTGCTTTTTGCCCTTTTTCAAAGAGGAAGGCAGAAAACGGCCCGGTTCCCGGCAACACCCTTCTTTCCCGCCTTCGCTGCCGCCAGACTACCAAAGCGTCAGGGATTTGTCAAAGTTTTCTGCGCGGCTTCGCCGACGGCAGAAAAGGGGCTTCAGCGAACTCCTCGGGCGGGCGGGTCGATGCCGAGCAGGTGCCGGACGAAGAAATCCATTCGTTTTCGTCTGGCGTAGGGGGTCTCTCCGGCTCCGTGGCCGCCGCCGGGGATGATGAGCAATTCGAAATCCTTGTCGGCCTTGATGAGGGCGTTGACCACCTGCATTGTCGAGGCCGGGTCCACATTGCGGTCCAGCTCGCCGACGGTCAGCAGGAGTCTGCCCTGCAGTTTGTGTGCGTTGGTGACGTTGGACTGCTCTTCATAATGGGGGCCGACCGGCCAGCCCATCCACAACTCATTCCACCAGATTTTGTCCATCCGGTTGTCGTGGCAGCCGCAGTCGGCGGCGGCGGCTTTGTAAAAATCCCCGTGCGCCAGCAAGGCCCGCAGCGCACTTTGCCCCCCCGCTGAGCCACCGTAGATGCCCACGCGGGTCAGGTCGAGGAAGGGGTACGTTTCGGCGGCGGCTTTCAGCCAGGCGATGCGGTCCGGAAAGCCGCTGTCGCCCAGATTTTTCCAGCAGACATCGTGAAAGGCCTTGGAGCGGTACGATGTGCCCATTCCGTCAATCTGGACAACCACGAAACCCAGTTCGGCCAGCTGCCGCTGGCGGGTCTGCCGGCCGAAGGCCTTGGGCACAAAGGCCCCCTGCGGGCCGGCGTAGATTTCCTCCAGAACCGGATATTTTTCATTCGGGTCAAAGGCGGACGGCAGGATGAGAATGCCGTAAATATCGGTCTGCCCGTCGCGGCCTTTGGCGGCAAAGCGGATGGGCGGCTTCCAGCCGGTTTCCAGAAGGGCCGACCAGTCGGCCTCCTCCAGCCGGCAGATGAGCCGTCCGTCTGCGGCACTCCGCAGGTCGGTAATCGGGGGCAAATCGACGCGCGACCAACGGTCCAGAAAGAACCGGCGGTCGGGCGAAAACTCCACTTCGTGGGTCCCATCGCCTTCCGTGAGAATCGCAAAACCGGTTCCGTCGAAATTAACGCGGCACAAGTGAACATAATACGGGTCCTGTTCGGGGCGTACGCCGCCGGCTTCCAGCCAAATCTGCCGCTTTTGGACGTCCACCTCGACGACGCGGCGGACAACCCAGGGGCCCTTCGTAATCTGATTTTTCAGACGGCCTTCGGCGGCATCATACAGATAGAGGTGATTCCAGCCGTCCCGCTCGGACATCCAGAGGATTTCCTGCGTCGCCTCCAGATAACGGAAGAAGTATTTGCCGGCATAATCGATGAAGGTCGGGCTGGTTTCTTCAATGACGGTCTGCACCTGTCCGTCTTCGGCGCGGACGGCCAAAACCCGCAGCACCTGATGGCCCCGCTGGTTGTAGCAGAACAGAAAACGCTTGGAGTCGGGCTGCCAGCAGAAGTCCGTCAACGACCAGGGATTGGGAAAGAGCGCATCGGAAATCGGGATTTGTTTTCGGGATTCGATGTCGAACAGACAGGGGCTGTTGCGGTCGATTTCATCGCCGGGTTTGGCATAGGAGAGGGTGTGGAGTTTGGGCTGGAGCTGATCTTCCGGAGAGGATTCAATCAGATGGATTTTTCGGTCATAGCCCCGGCGGGTCCTGACGGCGGCCAGATAGCGGCTGTCGGGCGACCAATAGACCTGCCGGGTGTAGAAGTGTTCCGCCGTGCCGTCCGTGGTCAGGGGTGTTTCC from Anaerohalosphaeraceae bacterium carries:
- a CDS encoding DPP IV N-terminal domain-containing protein; the encoded protein is MNSLNSAVGADITEKYRRALAVEQITSGKVFKEKVVPYWFDGGSQFWYRNDLSDGRREFIRVHVLRGYRREAFDHARLAEALSRASGFPADPQRLPFRTIRLSEDGASVIFSAFAKTWRCDLNSYLVQECPPQEALSETLQPQTDIRPSRDSQEETFIVFRNRIDRPVRIYWVDTARRRQHYADIQPGQERRQHTFVGHVWLAADPNDRPLAVFTAQSDEALAEITPDLLAEPKVRDSRRSQPSPLRSPDGKYRIAVRDYNLFLQEAETGTETPLTTDGTAEHFYTRQVYWSPDSRYLAAVRTRRGYDRKIHLIESSPEDQLQPKLHTLSYAKPGDEIDRNSPCLFDIESRKQIPISDALFPNPWSLTDFCWQPDSKRFLFCYNQRGHQVLRVLAVRAEDGQVQTVIEETSPTFIDYAGKYFFRYLEATQEILWMSERDGWNHLYLYDAAEGRLKNQITKGPWVVRRVVEVDVQKRQIWLEAGGVRPEQDPYYVHLCRVNFDGTGFAILTEGDGTHEVEFSPDRRFFLDRWSRVDLPPITDLRSAADGRLICRLEEADWSALLETGWKPPIRFAAKGRDGQTDIYGILILPSAFDPNEKYPVLEEIYAGPQGAFVPKAFGRQTRQRQLAELGFVVVQIDGMGTSYRSKAFHDVCWKNLGDSGFPDRIAWLKAAAETYPFLDLTRVGIYGGSAGGQSALRALLAHGDFYKAAAADCGCHDNRMDKIWWNELWMGWPVGPHYEEQSNVTNAHKLQGRLLLTVGELDRNVDPASTMQVVNALIKADKDFELLIIPGGGHGAGETPYARRKRMDFFVRHLLGIDPPARGVR